GCCGATGCATCCCGAAGCCGACAGCGACTTCGAACGTGAGCGCAGCACCGCTGCGGGTCGCTATCTGGGCAGTTCGCTGCGCGAGCGGCGCATCAGCATTCGCGGCGCGCGCACGCACAATCTCAAGAACATCGACCTCGATATTCCGCGCGACCAGCTCGTGGTGATCACCGGGCTGTCGGGTTCGGGCAAATCCAGCTTGGCGTTCGACACGCTGTATGCCGAAGGCCAGCGCCGCTATGTGGAGAGCCTCTCGACCTATGCGCGCCAGTTTCTGGGCCGTTTGGACAAGCCGGATGTCGATCTGATCGAAGGCCTCTCGCCCGCCATCAGCATCGAGCAGAAGGCCACCAGCCACAACCCGCGCTCCACTGTGGGCACGGTCACCGAGATCTATGACTACCTGCGCCTGCTCTACGCGCGTGCAGGCACGCCGTTCTGCCCCGATCACAACCTGCCGCTTTCCGCGCAGACCGTGAGCCAGATGGTCGATTCGATGCTCGCGCTGCCCGACGATACGCGCATCATGCTGCTCGCCCCCGTTGCGCGGCAGAAGAAGGGCGAGTTCGTCGATCTGTTCACGCAGATGCAGGCGCTCGGCTACGTGCGTTTTCGCGTGGATGGCACGGTCTACGAATTCGAAAATTTGCCGCCGTTGAAGAAGACCGAGAAGCACGACATCGACGTGGTGATCGACCGCCTGCGTGTGCGGCCCGATGCCAAGCAGCGTCTGGCCGAAAGCGTGGAAGCCGTGCTGCGCGTGGGCGGCGCGGAAGGCAATGGCCGCGTGCTGGTGCTGGAGATGGATACCGACGAGGAGCACCTGTTCTCCAGCAAGTTCGCCTGCCCGATCTGTGGCTATTCGCTGCCCGAGCTGGAGCCGCGATTGTTCTCTTTCAACTCGCCAACGGGTGCCTGCCCGTCGTGCGATGGCATCGGTCAGCAGGAAGTGTTCGATCCGGCGCGCGTCGTGGCTTTTCCCACCTTGAGTCTCGCGAGCGGCGCGATCAAGGGTTGGGATCGCCGCAATGGCTACTACTTTGCGATGCTGGAGAGCCTGGCCAAGCATTACGGCTTCGATGTGGAAACGCCCTTCGAGGAGCTGCCCGAGCGCGTGCGCAACGTGCTGCTGTATGGATCGGGCACCGAGGAAATCGCGTTCTCGTATCTGCTCGACAGCGGTCCGAACAAGGGCAAGCCGATTCTGCGTAGCCACCCGTTCGAAGGCATTCTGCCCAACATGGCGCGGCGTTATCGCGAGACCGATTCCACGGTCGTGCGCGAAGACCTGGCGCGCTATCGCAGCACGCAGTCCTGCCCCGATTGCCACGGCGCGCGCCTGCGCCGCGAGGCGCGCCATGTGATGGTGGGCGAGGGTGACGAAGCGCTGGCGATTCAGCAGATCAGCCACCGCACGCTGTCGGATGCGCTCGCGTGGTTCGAGCACCTGAAGCTCGGCGGAGCCAAGGCCGAGATCGCCGACAAGATCGTGCGCGAGATCGCATCGCGCCTGACCTTTCTGAACGACGTGGGGCTGAACTATCTGAGCCTCGACCGCAGCGCGGAAACGCTCTCGGGCGGCGAGGCGCAGCGCATTCGTCTGGCCAGCCAGATCGGCTCGGGCCTGACGGGCGTGATGTATGTGCTCGACGAGCCCAGCATCGGCCTGCACCAGCGCGACAACGACCGCCTTATCGGCACGCTGCAGCATCTGCGCGACATCGGCAACAGCGTGATCGTGGTGGAGCATGACGAAGACATGATCCGCGCCGCCGACCATTGCGTGGACATGGGCCCCGGCGCGGGCGTGCACGGCGGGCGCGTGATGGCGCAAGGCACCTACGACGAGCTGTGCGCCGAGCCGCAATCGCTGACCGGCCAGTATCTTTCCGGCAAATTGAACATTCCCGTGCCCAAGCGCCGCACGCCCTGGCATCCGGTGCTGGAAGCCGATCTGCCCGCGACCGAGAAGCCCACCAAGTCACGCTTTCCGCAAACGCCTGCGAGCCAGCGCAAGGCCGAGCGCATGGAGGTGCACCGTGCCACGCAGGGCAAGCTGCAGGCACTGCGCGTGATTGGCGCAAGCGGCCACAGTCTGAAAGATGTGACCGCGGAGTTTCCAGTCGGTCTGCTCACCTGCGTGACCGGCGTTTCCGGCTCGGGCAAGAGCACGCTGGTGAACGACACGCTGTACGCCGCCGTCGCTCGTCAGCTCTACCGCGCGCATGAAGAGCCCGCGCCGCACGAAGCCATCGAAGGCATCGACTACTTCGACAAGTGCATCAACGTGGACCAGTCACCGATTGGCCGCACGCCGCGCAGCAATCCCGCGACCTATACGGGCCTGTTCACGCCGATCCGCGAACTCATGGCCGAGACCAACACCGCCAAGGAACGCGGCTACGGCCCGGGCCGTTTCAGCTTCAACGTGGCCGGTGGCCGCTGCGAAGCCTGTCAGGGCGACGGCGTGGTGAAGGTCGAGATGCACTTTCTGCCCGACGTCTACGTGCCCTGCGATGTGTGCCACGGCGAGCGCTACAACCGCGAAACGCTGGAAGTGCAGTGGAAGGGCAAGAACATCGCGCAGATTCTCGACCTCACGGTGGAAGATGCGCATGCCTTCTTCAAGGACGTGCCCAGCATCGCACGCAAACTGCAAACGCTGCTCGACGTGGGGCTGTCGTACATCCGCCTTGGCCAAAGCGCGACCACGCTGTCGGGCGGCGAGGCGCAGCGCGTGAAGCTCGCGCAGGAACTCTCCAAACGCGACACGGGTCGCACGCTGTACATCCTCGACGAGCCCACGACCGGCCTGCATTTTGCCGACATCGACCTGCTGCTCAAGGTGCTGCTGCAACTGCGCGACGCGGGCAACACCATCGTCGTCATCGAGCACAACCTCGACGTGATCAAGACGGCCGACTGGATCATCGACATGGGGCCGGAAGGTGGCGATGGCGGCGGCATGGTGGTGGCCACAGGCACGCCGGAGGAGGTGGCGGACAACGCTGCGAGCCATACCGGGCGTTATCTGAAGCGGTATCTGCAGGGCTGATGCGCGGCGCTGCAGAGTGTTCCAACAAAGTGTCCCATTTCGAGACAGCTGTCGTTGCTTGGAGCGTTGCAGCGAACAGTCCGCCTTGCGGCGATGGGTTTTGTTTGAAGAAAAAAACTCAATGAAATCAATCAACTGAGGGTGCTGTGCGATCTGGCACGGGTCTTGAGTGAGGGGATGCATCGGTCTGCGCAATCGCAACCGGATCGATGTACCAAAACCCGCATTTCTGGAGACTACGAGCATGACGGTATACGCAGCACCCGGCGCAGTTGGCGCCAAGATCGCCTACAAATCCCGCTACGACAACTTCATTGGCGGCAAGTTCGTGCCACCCGTGAAGGGCCAGTATTTCGACGTGATCACGCCGGTGACCGGCCAGGTCTACACGCAGGCAGCGCGCTCCACGGCGGAAGACATCGAGCTCGCGCTGGACGCGGCGCATGCTGCGGCAGACGCTTGGGGCAAGACCGATGTGGCCACGCGCTCCAACATCCTGCTGAAGATCGCCGACCGCATCGAAGCCAATCTGGAACTGCTGGCCTATGCCGAAACCGTGGACAACGGCAAGGCGATCCGCGAAACGCTGAATGCCGACATTCCGCTGGCGGCCGACCATTTCCGCTACTTTGCCGGTGCCCTGCGTGCGCAGGAAGGCGGCATCAGCCAGATCGACGACAACACCGTCGCCTATCACTTCCACGAGCCGCTGGGCGTCGTGGGCCAGATCATTCCCTGGAACTTCCCGATCCTGATGGCCGCGTGGAAGATTCCTCCAGCGCTGGCTGCGGGCAATGCCATCGTGCTCAAGCCTGCGGAGAGCACACCCATCAGCCTGCTGATTCTGGTCGAGCTGATCGCCGACCTGCTGCCACCCGGCGTGCTCAACGTGGTCAACGGTTTTGGTCGTGAGGCGGGCATGCCGCTGGCGTCGAGCAAGCGCATCGCCAAGATCGCGTTCACCGGCTCGACCAGCACCGGCCGCGTGATTGCGCAGGCCGCTGCCAACAACCTGATTCCAGCGACTCTGGAACTCGGCGGCAAGTCGCCCAACATCTTCTTTGCCGACATCATGGACAAGGACGATGCCTTCCTCGACAAGGCGATCGAAGGCATGGTGCTGTTCGCGTTCAATCAGGGCGAGGTCTGCACCTGCCCAAGCCGCGCGCTGATTCAGGAAAGCATCTACGACAAGTTCATGGAGCGCGTGCTCAAGCGCGTGGCGGCCATCAAGCAGCTGAGCCCGCTGGATACCGATTCCATGATGGGTGCGCAGGCGAGCAAGGAACAGCTCACCAAGATCCTGTCGTACCTGGATCTCGGCAAGCAAGAGGGTGCGGAAGTGCTCATCGGCGGTGACCAGGCCCGACTGCAGGGCGATCTGGAAGGCGGCTACTACGTGCAGCCCACGCTGTTCAAGGGCCACAACAAGATGCGCATCTTCCAGGAAGAAATCTTCGGCCCGGTGCTGGCGGTGACGACCTTCAAGGACGAAGCCGAAGCGTTGGCGATTGCCAACGACACGCTGTATGGCCTCGGCGCTGGTGTGTGGTCACGCAACGGCAATGTGGCGTATCGCATGGGCCGTGCGATCAAGGCAGGTCGTGTGTGGACGAACTGCTATCACGCTTATCCTGCGCATGCGGCGTTTGGTGGGTACAAGGAGTCTGGTATTGGGCGTGAGAATCACGGGATGATGTTGAATCATTACCAACAGACTAAGAATTTGTTGGTGAGCTATTCGGAGAATAAGCTCGGGTTCTTCTGATTCTTTGTGCTTCGGCGATGAAGAACTACTCCCTCTCCTGCTTTTTGTGGGGGAGGGGTTGTGTGGGGTGAGGGAAATTTGGCCTTCGTTATGTTTTTGTTTACGGAGGCCGGGACTGCCCCCGGCTGGGCAGTCACTTTTTGCTTGCGCGCAAAAAGTAACCAAAAACGCGCTTGAAGTCATCCGGAAGAACTCACTTTGCGCCAAAGGCGCTCCGTTCGGGCAACCGCCGGAAGTCAGTTTGGAAGAGGTATTTTCGGCACTTTGCTTCGCTCGTGCCTCTTTTCATCTCGCGACTTCGCGAGATGTCTTTTGCAAGTTTTTGAGGGCTCTTTTATGGTCGATAAGGTTGTGGCTACTCCGGCTGCCTTGGAGCTTATCTCGGAGCTTAAGCTGCAGTATGGGCCTGAGCTGATGTTTCATCAGTCGGGCGGTTGCTGCGACAACAGTGCGGCCAATTGTTATCTTCCCGGCGAGATCACCATGGGGGCCGGGGATGTGTTTCTGGGGGAGATTGGCGGGTGCCGTTTCTACATCGGCATTGCGCAGTATGAGTATTGGAAGCACACGCAGTTGATCATCGATGTGATCGAGGGACACGGGGGCACGTTGTCGCTCGAAGGGCCTACGGGCAAGGCCTTTCACACGCGTTCGCGGGTGTTCACGGATGAGGAGTTGAAAGAGCTGGGCATCGAGCGCCCAGCTCCGTGATCAACCTCTTACCTGTTTTAACTCAGCAGACGACGGCGTGCAAAGCGCACTACCGTGACGCCGTTGCGTGCCTGGCGTGTCGAGGGCATGACGAGCACGCAGTCATCGTACGGTGTGGTGACGGGTTCGCCGTCGTTGTTGCCGATGACGGTGCCTGCTTTTTCGATCACTTCCAAACCGGTGAAGGGTTCGGTGAAAGTGAATTTTTCGCTTTTTGCGACGACAGGGCCGGTAACCTCCAAAGCCCATTGGCGTGGTGCGTTGCTTTGACGCCAGCCTGCGAGCTGGGTGTCCAGGGTGTTGCGCGAGAAGGTTTCGGAGGCTTCGAGAAAACGCACGCACATGTCTTGCGCCACCACGCGGCTTTGTGGGTCGCCGTGGAAGCCGCATTCGATCAGCAGGGTGCGTGAGTCACCAGCTTGTGCGTCAGGCAGGCCGAAGCGGCCGTAGTCGCGCATGCGTGTGCCGTCCTTGTGACCGGCATCGACCACGATGTGCTCGGGCGAGCGCATCTGCTTGGCCAGTTCCAGGTTGCGTGGCTGCACGCCGGTGAGTGACAGCGGTGCGCTGGGTTCGTGCATGGAGTGCAGGTCGAGTACCCAGTCCGCCTTTTGAATGAACGGACGCAGGGCAGCTGCGCGGCGGCGCTCTGCGGTGTCGGCGGCGTCAATGCGGTCATCGCTCCACTGGCGGTTCATGTCTTGATCGACAAAACGCGATGCGTCGTGGTTGTCCGGATCGAACTTGTCGAACGCGTTGATGTTGCAGAACGCGAGCGTGAGCGTGCCTTGTTCGGACTTCACGCCCGCTTCGAGCAGGCCCTTGAGCGCCCATGCACCGCACAGCTCGTTGCCGTGGATCAGCGCGCTGATCAGCACGTTGCGACCGGGCTTGCCGGAGTCGAAATGCCAGACGCCCTCGGTGCCTGTGTTGCCTGCGCGCCAAGCGGAGATGTCGGGCGCGGGGAGGTCGAACTTCAATGTCGTGTTGGCCATGCTTACCTGCCTCATTCCTCGATCTTCGCGAATTTCACGATCTTGGTGTACTTGGCGATTTCGGTGTTGAGGAACTTGTTCATGTCCACATCAGGCGATGCGACGCCCGAGCCTGCGGCTTCCATCTTCTTGCGGAAGTCGGGCGATTGCAGGGTGTCGTTGAGCGCCTTCTTCAGCTTGGCAGCGATGGGTTGCGGCAGGTTGGCCGGGCCCATGAGAGCGAACCAGGAGGTGATGTCCACGTTCTTGAATTGCGGGAATTCGGAGAGCGCTGGAATGTCCGGTGTGGCCTGCGAGCGCTTGGCTTCGGTCGTGCCGAGCGCGATCACCTTGCCTGCCTTGATGTGCGGAAGGCCGCTGGAGAGCACGAACACGCCGAACTCGATGTTGCTGCCGACGAGATCGTTGGTCAGCGGTGCCACGCCGCGATAGGGGATGTGCGTCATGAACAGGCCGCCCTGCTCCTTGGTCATCTCGCCCGCGAGGTGCAGTGCGGTGCCCACGCCGGAGCTGCCATAGCTGAACTTGCCGGGGTTCTTCTTCACGAGTTGCGTGAACTCGTTGGCGTTTTTCACGCCGGATTTGGTGGACGCCACCAGCACCATGGGCTGCGAGCCGATCAGGCCGATGGGCGTGAAGTTGTTGATGCCGTACTTGACGTTCTTGGTCACGAGCTTGGCGATCGCCAATTCGTTGTTCGCGCCGACCAGCAGCGTGTAGCCGTCGGCTGCGGCGTTGGCCACTTTCTGCGCGCCGATGGTGCCGCCTGCGCCGCCCACGTTTTCAATCACCACGGGCTGGCCGAGGCGGTTGGAGAGTTCGGTGCCGACTAGGCGGCCCATCAGGTCGGTGCTGCCTCCGGGTGGGTAGCCGACGACGATGGTGATGGGTTTGGTGGGATAGGCGGCGGGATCTTCTGCGAATGCCGGGAAGGATGTGGCTGCAGCCAGCAGGGTGAGGGCGCAGGCCGTCAAGGCGGTGGCGGCGCGGCGGGAGATTTGTGGGTTTGTGGGGCTGCGCATGGCTTTATCCGTTTCTTTTTTGCTTGTTGATGAAATGGATTTTGCGGATGTCGTGATGGGGATGTGGTGCTTAAACGGCACCAAGTCGTGCTGTTTTTTGTGAAATGTCGTTGGGGGTGAGTGTGGCGAACACTGGCTTTGTCGTTGAGGGCGGGGGCCGGGTCTCGCCCCGGCGGGCGAGTCACTTTTGCTTGCGCGCAAAAGTAACCAAAACGCGCTTTGAATACCTCCGGCAGAACTCGACTTCGCGCCGAAGGCGCTCCGCTCGGACAACCGCCGGAAGTCAGTTTTGAAGAGGTGGTTACGGCACTTCGCGTTGCTCGTGCCGGGGATCTCGCGACTTCGCGAGATGGGGCGTTCATGAGCGTGCGAGTTCTGTCCACATGGTTTCGGCGAATGCCGAGAGCTTGCGTTTGGGGCGGTAGACGCGGACGTCGAAGCGGATGTCCATGCGCTTGTCGCCTGCTCTGGCGAGCTTTCCGGCTTTCACATCCGCGTGCGCCAGCGACCATGGCAGCCACGACATGCCCAGGCCCTTGAGCACGTATTCGTGGTGGGCGTCGGGGGAGTCGCATTCCATCAGGCGCTTGAGTTTGGGTGCGGCGGGGTGGTGGGCGAGGTGGTCTTCCACCAAGCGGCCCAGCGCGAGGCTGCGTGCGTAGGCGACGTAGGGCGTGGGTGTGTCGTTGTTGAGTGCGTAGCGGGGCTCGCCGGAGGTGTAGGCCTGCGAGAGCGGCACGAGTTTGTCGGAGGCGAGGGTGACGTGCAGGTACTGTCTCGCGTCCAGCGGTACGACCAGCGCGGGGTGGTGGAAGAGCACGGAGAAGTCCGCATCGCCCTGCTGCAGCGCCCGCACGGTTTCTGCGAGTGAGCCGGTGAGGATGTGGAGTTCGCCATCGCTGAGTTGCGAGCGCACGCGCATGAGCCAGTCGGCCACCACGGTGCGTGCCAGTGTGCGGCCGGTGGCGAGGGTGACGTTGCGCGCATGACGGCCTGCGATGGTCTGCAGTTCTTCGCGCGATTGGGTGAGGGTGCGGGTGAGCTGCTCTGCGGTTTCCAGAAAGGCTTCGCCCGATGGCGTGAGCCGTACCGGGCCGCTGCCTTGGGCGATGAGCGGCGTGCCGGCCCAGGCTTCGAGCGCGCGGATGCGGCGGCCGAAGGCGGGGTGGGTCACGTGTCGCAGCTCGGCTGCGCGGGTGAAGCTGCGTTCCTTCGCCAGCGCGATGAAGTCTTCCAGCCATTTGAGTTGCATGGCCGGAACCCTTCTTTCTTGAGTTATGGACGCGCCGCGTTGAGCGTGTCGCGTGTGGCGAGCGCGGCTTTGCGTGCGGCCGCGGCGAAGTCATCGCCGGACGATGCGTACAGAATTGCGCGCGACGAGTTCACGGCGATCAGGCCATCTTGCGTGAGGCCTGCGCGCACGGTCGCAACCGCGTCGCCGCCCTGCGCGCCCACGCCGGGGATCAGCAGCGGCAGGGTGGGAGCGAGTTCGCGCACGCGTTCGATTTCTGCAGGGTAGGTCGCGCCCACGACGAGGCCGAGCTGGCCGTTCTTGTTCCACGGGCCTTGCGCGAGCTTGGCGACATGTTCGTAGACCATGGGGTTGCCTTCGACGCTGGCCAGGCGCTGGGCCTGCAGGTCGTTGCCACCGGGGTTGGAGGTGCGGCACAGCAGGAACGCGCCCTTGCCGTGGTATTGCAGATAGGGCTCGACGGAATCAAAGCCCATGAACGGTGAGAGCGTGACCGCGTCGGCACCGTAGCGCTCGAAGGCTTCCTTCGCGTACTGCTCGGCGGTGGAGCCGATGTCGCCGCGTTTGGCGTCCAGAATCACCGGCACATGCGGGGCGGTCGTGCGCATGTGCTGCATCAGGCGTTCGAGCTGATCTTCCGCGCGATGGGCTGCGAAATAGGCGATCTGCGGCTTGAACGAGTTGGCCAGATCGGCCGTGGCATCGACGATGGCGGCGCAGAAATCGTAGATCTTGTGCGGGTCGCCCCGCATGGCCTGCGGGAAGCGGCTGGGTTCGGGGTCCAGGCCCACGCACAGCATGGACTGATTTTGCGTCGAGGCGTCGCGCAGCATTTCGGTGAAGGTCATGGGCGCAATTTTAATTGGACAGGCAATTTCTTCCATAGGCAGGCAGAATCGCCCCCTATGCCAACGCTTTCCCGACGCCAATTGGTGCTGTTGGTCCTGCTCACCGTGATCTGGGGTCTGAACTGGCCCGTGATGAAGCAAGGCCTCGCACATTTCCCGCCGCTCACTTTCCGTGCCATCTCGTTGGTGATGGGCCTGCCCGTGATTGGACTGGCCGTCTGGCTGCAGAAGGCGTCGTTTCGCATTCCGCGCGAATACTGGGGCACGCTGATCAAACTGGCGATTCCCAACGTCGTGCTCTGGCACTGTCTGATGATTCTGGCGATCCCCAATCTGACCAGCGGTCGCGCGGCGATTCTGGCCTACACCATGCCGATTTTTTCAGCCGTGGTGGGCAGCTTGGTCTTCAAGGACAAGCTCGCAGGTCGCGGTTGGATTGGCGTGGCGGCTGCCGCGCTGGGCGTGATCCTGCTGCTGTGGCACGAGGTGGGCTCGCT
This genomic stretch from Diaphorobacter sp. HDW4B harbors:
- the uvrA gene encoding excinuclease ABC subunit UvrA, translating into MHPEADSDFERERSTAAGRYLGSSLRERRISIRGARTHNLKNIDLDIPRDQLVVITGLSGSGKSSLAFDTLYAEGQRRYVESLSTYARQFLGRLDKPDVDLIEGLSPAISIEQKATSHNPRSTVGTVTEIYDYLRLLYARAGTPFCPDHNLPLSAQTVSQMVDSMLALPDDTRIMLLAPVARQKKGEFVDLFTQMQALGYVRFRVDGTVYEFENLPPLKKTEKHDIDVVIDRLRVRPDAKQRLAESVEAVLRVGGAEGNGRVLVLEMDTDEEHLFSSKFACPICGYSLPELEPRLFSFNSPTGACPSCDGIGQQEVFDPARVVAFPTLSLASGAIKGWDRRNGYYFAMLESLAKHYGFDVETPFEELPERVRNVLLYGSGTEEIAFSYLLDSGPNKGKPILRSHPFEGILPNMARRYRETDSTVVREDLARYRSTQSCPDCHGARLRREARHVMVGEGDEALAIQQISHRTLSDALAWFEHLKLGGAKAEIADKIVREIASRLTFLNDVGLNYLSLDRSAETLSGGEAQRIRLASQIGSGLTGVMYVLDEPSIGLHQRDNDRLIGTLQHLRDIGNSVIVVEHDEDMIRAADHCVDMGPGAGVHGGRVMAQGTYDELCAEPQSLTGQYLSGKLNIPVPKRRTPWHPVLEADLPATEKPTKSRFPQTPASQRKAERMEVHRATQGKLQALRVIGASGHSLKDVTAEFPVGLLTCVTGVSGSGKSTLVNDTLYAAVARQLYRAHEEPAPHEAIEGIDYFDKCINVDQSPIGRTPRSNPATYTGLFTPIRELMAETNTAKERGYGPGRFSFNVAGGRCEACQGDGVVKVEMHFLPDVYVPCDVCHGERYNRETLEVQWKGKNIAQILDLTVEDAHAFFKDVPSIARKLQTLLDVGLSYIRLGQSATTLSGGEAQRVKLAQELSKRDTGRTLYILDEPTTGLHFADIDLLLKVLLQLRDAGNTIVVIEHNLDVIKTADWIIDMGPEGGDGGGMVVATGTPEEVADNAASHTGRYLKRYLQG
- a CDS encoding succinylglutamate desuccinylase/aspartoacylase family protein gives rise to the protein MANTTLKFDLPAPDISAWRAGNTGTEGVWHFDSGKPGRNVLISALIHGNELCGAWALKGLLEAGVKSEQGTLTLAFCNINAFDKFDPDNHDASRFVDQDMNRQWSDDRIDAADTAERRRAAALRPFIQKADWVLDLHSMHEPSAPLSLTGVQPRNLELAKQMRSPEHIVVDAGHKDGTRMRDYGRFGLPDAQAGDSRTLLIECGFHGDPQSRVVAQDMCVRFLEASETFSRNTLDTQLAGWRQSNAPRQWALEVTGPVVAKSEKFTFTEPFTGLEVIEKAGTVIGNNDGEPVTTPYDDCVLVMPSTRQARNGVTVVRFARRRLLS
- a CDS encoding DUF779 domain-containing protein — protein: MVDKVVATPAALELISELKLQYGPELMFHQSGGCCDNSAANCYLPGEITMGAGDVFLGEIGGCRFYIGIAQYEYWKHTQLIIDVIEGHGGTLSLEGPTGKAFHTRSRVFTDEELKELGIERPAP
- a CDS encoding tripartite tricarboxylate transporter substrate binding protein yields the protein MRSPTNPQISRRAATALTACALTLLAAATSFPAFAEDPAAYPTKPITIVVGYPPGGSTDLMGRLVGTELSNRLGQPVVIENVGGAGGTIGAQKVANAAADGYTLLVGANNELAIAKLVTKNVKYGINNFTPIGLIGSQPMVLVASTKSGVKNANEFTQLVKKNPGKFSYGSSGVGTALHLAGEMTKEQGGLFMTHIPYRGVAPLTNDLVGSNIEFGVFVLSSGLPHIKAGKVIALGTTEAKRSQATPDIPALSEFPQFKNVDITSWFALMGPANLPQPIAAKLKKALNDTLQSPDFRKKMEAAGSGVASPDVDMNKFLNTEIAKYTKIVKFAKIEE
- a CDS encoding LysR family transcriptional regulator, which codes for MQLKWLEDFIALAKERSFTRAAELRHVTHPAFGRRIRALEAWAGTPLIAQGSGPVRLTPSGEAFLETAEQLTRTLTQSREELQTIAGRHARNVTLATGRTLARTVVADWLMRVRSQLSDGELHILTGSLAETVRALQQGDADFSVLFHHPALVVPLDARQYLHVTLASDKLVPLSQAYTSGEPRYALNNDTPTPYVAYARSLALGRLVEDHLAHHPAAPKLKRLMECDSPDAHHEYVLKGLGMSWLPWSLAHADVKAGKLARAGDKRMDIRFDVRVYRPKRKLSAFAETMWTELARS
- the pyrF gene encoding orotidine-5'-phosphate decarboxylase — its product is MTFTEMLRDASTQNQSMLCVGLDPEPSRFPQAMRGDPHKIYDFCAAIVDATADLANSFKPQIAYFAAHRAEDQLERLMQHMRTTAPHVPVILDAKRGDIGSTAEQYAKEAFERYGADAVTLSPFMGFDSVEPYLQYHGKGAFLLCRTSNPGGNDLQAQRLASVEGNPMVYEHVAKLAQGPWNKNGQLGLVVGATYPAEIERVRELAPTLPLLIPGVGAQGGDAVATVRAGLTQDGLIAVNSSRAILYASSGDDFAAAARKAALATRDTLNAARP
- a CDS encoding aldehyde dehydrogenase family protein; amino-acid sequence: MTVYAAPGAVGAKIAYKSRYDNFIGGKFVPPVKGQYFDVITPVTGQVYTQAARSTAEDIELALDAAHAAADAWGKTDVATRSNILLKIADRIEANLELLAYAETVDNGKAIRETLNADIPLAADHFRYFAGALRAQEGGISQIDDNTVAYHFHEPLGVVGQIIPWNFPILMAAWKIPPALAAGNAIVLKPAESTPISLLILVELIADLLPPGVLNVVNGFGREAGMPLASSKRIAKIAFTGSTSTGRVIAQAAANNLIPATLELGGKSPNIFFADIMDKDDAFLDKAIEGMVLFAFNQGEVCTCPSRALIQESIYDKFMERVLKRVAAIKQLSPLDTDSMMGAQASKEQLTKILSYLDLGKQEGAEVLIGGDQARLQGDLEGGYYVQPTLFKGHNKMRIFQEEIFGPVLAVTTFKDEAEALAIANDTLYGLGAGVWSRNGNVAYRMGRAIKAGRVWTNCYHAYPAHAAFGGYKESGIGRENHGMMLNHYQQTKNLLVSYSENKLGFF